A window of Roseiflexus castenholzii DSM 13941 genomic DNA:
GGCTCCGCGCGCGAAATCTGGCAGTATGAAGTTCCGCAGATGATTGGACGGATTGGTGCGGCAGTTGTGGCGCCGCTCTGGTCCTATATCGAAGACCCTGCCTGCACCCCTGTCGAGCGTGATGGCGCGCTCCTGGCGCTGGCGTATGCGACGGTGATCGACAAAGATGTGCGCGAGCCGGTCATCGCCGAATTGTACCGGCGACTGATGCAGAGTGACGACCGCACATTGAACGCCGGCATTGTGCGCGCTATAGCGTACCTCGGGCTTGCCGACATGTATGGCGACATTATGGCACGTTACCGCGCCAGCGCGGTGAATCAGGAGCGTATGCCGGCCTCGGCAGCGCGTCAGATGTTGTTGTCGCAAAAAACATCCGGCTTAGCCAACGATGCGAAACTCTCATTGTGGGAACGCTACGACAGGTTTGGACCGTTCCCGGAACCAGAAGATATGAACTTCGATGACGACGAGGAGTAACGCTCGTGCAACCGGTCGATAACCTTCACGTTCTTGCTTTTGAGCCGCTCACCCCGCCACGCGCCCTGCGTGAGCGGTATCCGATCACCGAAGCCGCAGCGCAGACGGTCTACGAAACGCGGGAATCGATCAAGCGCATTGTGCGCCGTGAAGACCAGCGCCTGCTGGCGGTTGTCGGTCCCTGTTCGATCCACGACACCGGAGCGGCGCTGGAGTATGCCGGGCGACTGGCGCGCCTGGCAGGCGAGATGCGCGACCGAATCGTGATTGTGATGCGCGCCTACTTCGAGAAACCGCGCACCACCGTCGGATGGCGCGGTCTGATCAACGATCCGCACCTCGACGGTTCGTTCGACATGAACGAAGGATTACGGCGCGCGCGCGAGTTGTTGTTGCGCATCAACGACATTGGGCTGCCAACCGCCACCGAAATGCTCGACCCGATCAGCCCGCAGTATATTACTGACCTGATCAGCCTGACTGCCATCGGCGCGCGCACCGTCGAGTCGCAGACCCATCGCGCTCTCGCCAGCGGTCTCTCGATGCCGGTTGGCTACAAGAACAGCACCGATGGCAATGTGCAGGTGGCAGTTAATGCATTTCTATCGGCGCGCCGGGCGCACTCCTTCCTTGGCATCGATCAGGATGGACAGAGTTGCGTGGTGCGTACCACCGGCAATCCCGATGGCATGATCATCCTGCGCGGTAGCAGCGCCGGACCGAACTATGATGCGGCAACCGTTGTGCGCACTGAACAGGCGATGGAGGCGGCAGGTCTATTGCCCGCCATCATGATCGATTGTAGCCACGCCAATGCGGGCGGCGATCACACGCGCCAGCCGCACGTCTGGCGCGAGGTGCTACGCGACCACATCGCCAGCCGCAACGCCGTCATCGGTATGATGGTCGAAAGCTATCTGTACGAAGGGAAGCAACCGATCCTTGCCGATCGCTCACGGCTGCGCTACGGCGTGTCGGTGACCGATGCGTGTGTTGGTTGGGAAACGACCGAGCGTATGCTGATCGAGGCATATGAGGCGCTGAAAGGTTGAATTGCGTCTTCCCGGACCGGTCGATACCGTACCGTCTTTGTGCGCCTTCGTGTGCTTCGTAGACGAAAGCAGCATCCCGAAGCGCGCGAAGGGGACCAATGGAGGAACAAAGGCGCTCTGTGCGGCTGCTCACTCACCCTTACGATACGCCCACCACATCGCAATGATTTGATTCTGCAACGGCGCTTCGTCTGTATCGGTTCGGCGCACCACCGCTGCCGTTGCAAGATTGCCCAGTTCCACCGCTTCATCCATCGTGGCCCCAGCACACAGCGCCGCTGCCACGGCTGCGATGGCGCTATCGTTCGCGCCGGTCGGCCGGATTGGACCGGTTATCGGCACGGAAGGCGCGTGGATCATGCCCTGCTCGTGAACCACGAGCATACCGCGCACGCCGAGCATGACAATCACCGGTTTGCCGGTGCGCTGGCGTAGTTGCTCGGCAGCCTGTCCCACCAGCGCCAGCGGTGGGTTGCTGCTGTCGTTCGCGCACACAGCGCGTACACATTCGCGCGCGTTTGACATGACAATGACCTGCCGGAAGAGACCTGGACGCTGCTGTGAGGTGGCCAGAAACCAGACATCTCGATGGCGAGCGGCGAGGTCGGCGATCTCCAAACGGAGTCGACGGGTGACGACCCCACATTCTTCTTCGGGGATGTCATCGACGATGAGTACGGCTTGAACCTGCGTCACCAACGCGCGGAGACGCTCGATCAGCGCCATTGTGGTGGAAGAAGCCAGCGGGATGCGCGAGCGAATATCGAGTCGTTCATGTTCGTAGGGTATGGAGGTTCCACTGGCGATCACCGGCTGAATTGACGTTGGTGTATACCGATCAGCAGCAACGACCATAGCACGCTCATCGATGCCGCGTTTTCGCAAATTGCGCCGCAATTCATACCCGTCGCCATCATCACCGATCACACCAAGCGTTGTGACCGCCGTCCCGAAGGCGCGCAGAATTGCAGCGATACTGCCGGCCGCACCGGGGAGAGTC
This region includes:
- a CDS encoding 3-deoxy-7-phosphoheptulonate synthase, whose product is MQPVDNLHVLAFEPLTPPRALRERYPITEAAAQTVYETRESIKRIVRREDQRLLAVVGPCSIHDTGAALEYAGRLARLAGEMRDRIVIVMRAYFEKPRTTVGWRGLINDPHLDGSFDMNEGLRRARELLLRINDIGLPTATEMLDPISPQYITDLISLTAIGARTVESQTHRALASGLSMPVGYKNSTDGNVQVAVNAFLSARRAHSFLGIDQDGQSCVVRTTGNPDGMIILRGSSAGPNYDAATVVRTEQAMEAAGLLPAIMIDCSHANAGGDHTRQPHVWREVLRDHIASRNAVIGMMVESYLYEGKQPILADRSRLRYGVSVTDACVGWETTERMLIEAYEALKG
- a CDS encoding bifunctional heptose 7-phosphate kinase/heptose 1-phosphate adenyltransferase, producing the protein MDERRLQDILFRSARARVLVVGDFVLHRRLLIDPARIEYAEETGLPAHQVVAAETLPGAAGSIAAILRAFGTAVTTLGVIGDDGDGYELRRNLRKRGIDERAMVVAADRYTPTSIQPVIASGTSIPYEHERLDIRSRIPLASSTTMALIERLRALVTQVQAVLIVDDIPEEECGVVTRRLRLEIADLAARHRDVWFLATSQQRPGLFRQVIVMSNARECVRAVCANDSSNPPLALVGQAAEQLRQRTGKPVIVMLGVRGMLVVHEQGMIHAPSVPITGPIRPTGANDSAIAAVAAALCAGATMDEAVELGNLATAAVVRRTDTDEAPLQNQIIAMWWAYRKGE